In the genome of Nocardia sp. NBC_00416, one region contains:
- the dnaN gene encoding DNA polymerase III subunit beta: protein MDLAGMKFRVAREDFAESVAWVARSLPSRPPVPVLGGVLLVADEDGLTVSGFDYEVSAQMRVAAEVAGPGRVLVSGKLLADITKALSNKPVDVSVDGTRVLIQCGSAKFSLPTMPVEDYPQLPEVPQSSGELAVEVFGEAVGQVAVAAGRDDTLPMLTGIRVEIEGPQVVLAATDRFRLAVRHIQWQPARTDIETAVLIPARTLSEAAKTLGAADRPVQLSLGSGAGADGLLGIVNGGRRTTTRLLDAEFPKFRQLLPKEHTSIATLEVASLAEAIKRVALVAERGAQVRLEFSGEGLLLSAGGDDAGRAEEWLTADFRGEPLTIAFNPGYLIDGLSALRSDRVTFGFTTPSRPAVLLPAREEEPEPLDTGAYPALASDYIYLLMPVRLPG from the coding sequence ATGGACCTTGCAGGCATGAAGTTTCGGGTCGCGCGTGAGGATTTCGCGGAGTCGGTCGCCTGGGTGGCACGCAGTCTGCCGTCGCGCCCGCCGGTCCCGGTACTCGGCGGAGTCCTGCTGGTCGCGGACGAGGACGGGTTGACCGTCTCCGGCTTCGACTACGAGGTTTCCGCGCAGATGAGAGTCGCCGCGGAGGTCGCGGGGCCCGGCCGGGTCCTGGTCTCGGGCAAACTGCTGGCGGATATCACCAAGGCGCTCTCCAACAAGCCCGTGGACGTCTCGGTCGACGGCACGCGGGTGCTGATCCAGTGCGGGAGCGCGAAGTTCTCGCTGCCGACCATGCCGGTCGAGGACTACCCCCAGTTGCCCGAGGTGCCGCAGTCCAGCGGCGAACTGGCGGTGGAGGTGTTCGGCGAGGCGGTCGGTCAGGTGGCGGTCGCGGCGGGGCGCGACGATACGCTGCCCATGCTCACCGGTATCCGGGTCGAGATCGAAGGACCGCAGGTGGTCCTTGCGGCGACCGACCGGTTCCGGCTCGCGGTGCGGCATATCCAGTGGCAGCCCGCGCGTACCGATATCGAGACCGCGGTACTCATCCCCGCCCGGACCCTGTCCGAGGCCGCCAAGACGCTCGGCGCGGCCGATCGGCCGGTGCAACTGTCCCTGGGCTCCGGCGCGGGCGCCGACGGCCTGCTGGGGATCGTGAACGGCGGACGGCGGACGACTACCAGGCTGCTCGATGCCGAGTTCCCGAAATTCCGCCAGCTGCTCCCCAAGGAGCACACATCGATCGCCACACTGGAGGTCGCGTCGCTCGCCGAGGCGATCAAACGCGTCGCGCTCGTCGCCGAGCGAGGCGCGCAGGTGCGGTTGGAGTTCTCCGGTGAAGGCCTGCTGCTGTCGGCGGGTGGCGATGACGCCGGACGGGCCGAAGAGTGGCTCACCGCCGATTTCCGGGGCGAGCCGCTGACGATCGCCTTCAACCCCGGATACCTGATCGATGGGCTTTCGGCGTTGCGCTCCGACCGGGTCACCTTCGGCTTCACGACGCCCAGTCGCCCCGCGGTCCTGCTGCCCGCGCGTGAGGAGGAACCGGAGCCGCTCGACACCGGTGCCTATCCCGCGTTGGCGAGCGATTACATCTACCTGTTGATGCCGGTCCGGCTTCCGGGCTGA
- the rpmH gene encoding 50S ribosomal protein L34, translated as MAKGKRTFQPNNRRRARVHGFRLRMRTRAGRAIVSARRRKGRGSLTA; from the coding sequence GTGGCCAAGGGCAAGCGGACGTTCCAGCCGAACAACCGTCGTCGGGCGCGGGTCCACGGTTTCCGTCTCCGGATGCGGACCCGTGCGGGTCGCGCCATCGTCTCCGCGCGGCGCCGTAAGGGCCGCGGCTCCCTCACCGCCTGA
- a CDS encoding putative glycolipid-binding domain-containing protein, whose translation MSWAAIPVTAAWSHLDARSGFEVVYLHTVGTGYRIEGCTTAVEDGRTWIVEYEITLDADWFTRTARATGLSATGRRAVLLEADGAGHWLVDGAVAPHLDGCLDVDLESSALTNALPVHRLALPVGGRAAAPAAYLRTDDLSVMRLEQDYLRTSDQGAYQCYDYTAPAYGFACRLTYDESGLVLSYPGIAVRVA comes from the coding sequence GTGTCGTGGGCCGCAATACCGGTGACGGCGGCCTGGTCGCATCTGGACGCGCGGTCGGGCTTCGAGGTCGTCTATCTGCACACCGTCGGCACCGGATACCGGATCGAGGGCTGCACCACGGCCGTCGAGGACGGGCGGACCTGGATCGTGGAATACGAGATAACCCTGGACGCCGATTGGTTCACCCGGACAGCAAGGGCGACCGGCCTGTCGGCGACGGGACGGCGCGCCGTACTGCTCGAGGCCGACGGCGCGGGGCATTGGCTGGTCGACGGCGCTGTCGCCCCTCATCTCGACGGCTGCCTCGACGTGGACCTGGAATCGTCGGCGCTGACCAACGCGCTACCCGTGCACCGTCTGGCACTGCCCGTCGGTGGTCGCGCCGCCGCGCCGGCCGCCTACCTTCGCACTGACGACCTGTCGGTCATGCGACTGGAACAGGACTATCTGCGCACCTCGGATCAGGGCGCCTACCAGTGTTACGACTACACCGCGCCGGCCTACGGGTTCGCCTGCCGCCTGACCTACGACGAGTCGGGTCTGGTCCTGAGCTATCCCGGAATCGCGGTTCGCGTCGCCTGA
- a CDS encoding Jag family protein encodes MTLETEGGDATVSTTVVEADSDDGVSDAEEALIEEGEIAADYLEQLLDVLDFDGDIDLDVEGDRAIVSIDGGDDLSKLVGHSGEILDALQELTRLAVQQSTGIRSRLMLDVAGWRAKRRADLSTLGAAAAQRVLQTGAPEELAPMTPFERKIVHDAVAAIDGVASESEGVEPNRRVVVVPE; translated from the coding sequence ATGACTCTCGAGACCGAAGGCGGCGACGCCACCGTATCCACGACCGTCGTGGAAGCGGACTCCGATGACGGGGTGAGCGACGCCGAGGAGGCGCTCATCGAAGAGGGTGAGATCGCTGCCGACTACCTCGAGCAGTTGCTCGATGTGCTCGACTTCGACGGCGATATCGATCTCGACGTTGAAGGCGATCGCGCGATCGTGAGTATCGACGGAGGTGACGATCTGTCGAAACTGGTCGGCCACAGCGGTGAGATACTCGACGCGCTTCAGGAACTCACCAGGCTCGCGGTGCAGCAGTCGACTGGTATCCGGAGCCGGTTGATGCTCGATGTGGCCGGCTGGCGGGCGAAGCGTCGGGCGGATCTGAGCACACTCGGTGCGGCGGCCGCGCAGCGCGTGCTGCAGACCGGTGCACCCGAGGAACTCGCGCCGATGACTCCGTTCGAGCGCAAGATCGTGCACGACGCTGTCGCGGCGATCGACGGCGTTGCCAGCGAGAGCGAGGGCGTGGAGCCGAACCGCCGGGTGGTAGTCGTACCGGAGTAA
- the yidC gene encoding membrane protein insertase YidC, whose translation MLDFIYYPVSWILWFWHRVFGFAFGADNGLSWALAVVFLVFTLRLVLYWPFVRQVRTTKQMQELQPQIKELQKKYKNDRQKMATEMQKLQKDHGFNPLMGCLPILVQVPVFLGLFHVLRSFNRTGHGFGQIGMDPYTNAHTPNYVFNADDVQSFLSARIFGAPISAFITAPADELLAFADYGGVPSKVSIAAVAIPLMIIAAIATHFNARASVARQSTEAAANPQAALMNKLALWVFPFGVLVGGPFLPIAILLYWVSNNIWTYGQQHLVFGRMAKEEEAKRQAKLEKQSQNAPKPGAKPVDTTKKKAGGDADAVDDAGALETNGSAPDKPAAKSGGKQSNQRRSSGQKRPGNRGRANQKRRR comes from the coding sequence GTGCTCGATTTCATCTATTATCCGGTGTCCTGGATCCTCTGGTTCTGGCACCGGGTCTTCGGCTTCGCCTTCGGGGCGGACAACGGCTTGTCATGGGCGTTGGCCGTCGTGTTCCTCGTCTTCACGCTGCGCCTGGTGCTCTACTGGCCGTTCGTGAGGCAGGTGCGTACCACCAAGCAGATGCAGGAACTGCAGCCGCAGATCAAAGAGCTGCAGAAGAAGTACAAGAACGATCGCCAGAAAATGGCGACCGAGATGCAGAAGCTCCAGAAGGATCACGGCTTCAATCCGCTCATGGGTTGTCTGCCGATTCTGGTTCAGGTGCCGGTGTTCCTCGGGCTTTTCCACGTGTTGCGATCGTTCAACCGGACCGGACACGGGTTCGGTCAGATCGGTATGGACCCCTACACCAACGCGCACACCCCGAACTACGTCTTCAACGCAGACGATGTGCAGTCTTTCCTCAGCGCTCGTATCTTCGGCGCCCCGATCTCGGCGTTCATCACCGCGCCGGCCGACGAACTGCTGGCATTCGCCGACTACGGCGGGGTCCCGAGCAAGGTGAGCATCGCCGCCGTGGCGATCCCGCTCATGATCATCGCCGCGATCGCCACCCACTTCAACGCGCGTGCTTCGGTCGCCCGGCAGAGCACCGAGGCCGCGGCCAACCCCCAGGCCGCGCTGATGAACAAGTTGGCGCTGTGGGTCTTCCCGTTCGGTGTCCTCGTCGGTGGCCCGTTCCTGCCTATCGCCATCCTGCTCTACTGGGTCTCCAACAACATCTGGACCTATGGGCAGCAGCATCTCGTCTTCGGCCGGATGGCCAAAGAAGAGGAAGCCAAGCGCCAGGCCAAATTGGAGAAGCAGTCGCAGAACGCCCCGAAGCCGGGGGCGAAACCGGTAGACACCACCAAGAAGAAGGCGGGCGGTGACGCCGATGCGGTGGACGACGCCGGGGCCTTGGAGACCAACGGTTCGGCTCCCGATAAGCCGGCCGCCAAATCGGGCGGCAAGCAGTCGAATCAGCGTAGGTCGAGTGGGCAGAAGCGACCTGGTAATCGCGGCCGCGCCAATCAGAAGCGTCGGCGCTGA
- the dnaA gene encoding chromosomal replication initiator protein DnaA: protein MDDEQNVLATVWPEVVAELTTGSPDGGIGAVTRAQQAWLKLVKPLMVVQGFALLSVPSSLAQEAIERDLREPILRSLGRRLGPQVEGLGVRIAAPLPTGPDNGPTRNPRMTSRPESATARPEHFPPGRTRPNTFPAAGPAEPAWPADSIRESDGGEFPARGYQRDPGYPRTPEPSGEPRFPRGGFSHEAELPLNGELPRGSDPIGAEPVRRPTLPELPHGTEFPTDPGVTRVAEEPPREPYPAPRTYPREYAPGADYTRDPGYEREREYPPSEYRAPYPANRADIADPTSGRERTAPVAREPGPEFDPMAPSRRTGRPAQETLFAPDLAADVAARDPMRDPDRDSLRESVRDSGSDAEPDVHHEDEKVVNVRDSWPTFFAKSPDGDDRAKPAASLNAKYTFETFVIGASNRFAHAAAVAIAEAPARAYNPLFVWGASGLGKTHLLHAAGHYAQRLFPGMRVKYVSTEEFTNDFINSLRDDRKVAFKRRYRETDILLVDDIQFIEGKEGIQEEFFHTFNTLHNANKQIVVSSDRPPRQLATLEERLRTRFEWGLITDVQPPELETRIAILRKKARMDRLDVPHDVLELIASRVERNIRELEGALIRVTAFASLNGQPLDQSLAEVVLRDLMPESQDVEVTASTIMGVTAEYFNTSMEELTGPGKARPLAQARQIAMYLCRELTDLSLPKIGQAFGRDHTTVMYAEKKVRKEMSERRRVYDQVQELTARIKQRSR, encoded by the coding sequence ATGGACGACGAGCAGAACGTACTGGCCACCGTGTGGCCGGAGGTGGTCGCGGAGTTGACCACCGGTTCGCCCGACGGTGGCATCGGCGCGGTGACCCGAGCTCAGCAAGCCTGGCTCAAACTGGTCAAACCGCTGATGGTCGTACAGGGCTTCGCTCTGCTCTCGGTTCCGTCCTCGCTCGCCCAGGAAGCCATCGAACGCGATCTGCGCGAACCCATCCTCCGATCACTCGGCCGACGGCTCGGGCCACAGGTGGAAGGCCTCGGGGTTCGGATAGCCGCGCCGCTGCCGACCGGTCCCGACAACGGGCCGACCCGGAATCCGCGGATGACCAGCCGGCCGGAGTCGGCCACCGCCCGGCCGGAACATTTTCCCCCCGGCCGTACCCGGCCGAATACATTTCCGGCGGCCGGCCCGGCCGAGCCCGCCTGGCCGGCCGACAGCATCCGGGAATCCGACGGGGGCGAGTTTCCGGCACGCGGGTACCAGCGCGACCCCGGTTACCCGCGCACTCCCGAACCCTCCGGCGAGCCACGTTTCCCGCGCGGCGGCTTCTCCCATGAGGCCGAACTGCCGCTCAACGGCGAACTCCCGCGCGGATCGGATCCGATCGGTGCGGAACCCGTGCGACGGCCGACGCTGCCCGAGCTGCCGCACGGCACGGAATTCCCGACCGACCCCGGAGTCACCCGGGTGGCAGAGGAGCCGCCCCGGGAGCCCTATCCGGCCCCGCGGACCTACCCGCGCGAGTACGCGCCCGGGGCGGACTACACGCGAGACCCGGGTTATGAGCGGGAGCGGGAGTATCCGCCGAGCGAGTACCGCGCGCCCTACCCCGCGAACCGCGCCGATATCGCGGATCCGACCAGCGGCCGCGAGCGCACCGCACCTGTCGCCCGGGAACCGGGTCCCGAATTCGATCCGATGGCTCCTTCGCGGCGCACCGGCCGCCCGGCTCAAGAAACATTGTTCGCCCCGGACCTCGCCGCCGATGTCGCGGCGCGCGATCCGATGCGGGACCCCGATCGCGACAGTCTCCGCGAGAGCGTCCGCGATTCGGGCAGCGACGCGGAACCGGATGTACACCATGAGGACGAGAAGGTTGTCAACGTCCGGGATTCCTGGCCCACCTTCTTCGCGAAATCGCCCGACGGCGACGACAGGGCCAAACCGGCCGCGAGTCTGAACGCCAAGTACACCTTCGAGACGTTCGTCATCGGCGCGTCCAACCGATTCGCCCATGCGGCGGCCGTGGCCATCGCCGAAGCTCCGGCCCGCGCCTACAACCCGCTGTTCGTCTGGGGCGCCTCCGGACTCGGCAAAACTCATCTCCTGCATGCCGCCGGCCACTACGCGCAGCGACTGTTCCCGGGAATGCGGGTCAAGTACGTCTCCACCGAGGAATTCACCAACGACTTCATCAACAGTCTGCGCGACGACCGGAAGGTGGCCTTCAAACGCCGCTACCGGGAGACCGACATCCTGCTGGTCGACGATATCCAGTTCATCGAGGGCAAAGAAGGTATCCAGGAGGAGTTCTTCCATACCTTCAACACCCTGCACAACGCGAACAAACAGATCGTCGTGTCCTCTGATCGCCCCCCGAGGCAGCTGGCCACGCTGGAGGAGCGACTGCGCACACGATTCGAGTGGGGTCTGATCACCGATGTACAGCCGCCGGAGCTGGAGACGCGGATCGCGATCCTGCGCAAGAAAGCGCGGATGGACCGGCTCGATGTACCGCACGATGTCCTGGAGCTGATCGCCAGCCGGGTCGAGCGCAATATCCGCGAGCTCGAGGGCGCGCTGATCCGGGTCACCGCGTTCGCGTCGTTGAACGGGCAACCACTGGATCAGTCGCTGGCCGAGGTGGTGCTGCGTGATCTGATGCCCGAATCCCAGGATGTCGAGGTCACCGCGTCCACGATCATGGGTGTCACGGCCGAGTACTTCAACACCTCGATGGAGGAGTTGACGGGCCCGGGTAAGGCGCGGCCACTCGCACAGGCCCGGCAGATCGCCATGTATCTCTGCCGTGAGCTCACCGACTTGTCGCTGCCGAAGATCGGACAGGCGTTCGGGCGTGACCATACGACGGTCATGTACGCGGAAAAGAAAGTCCGCAAGGAGATGTCGGAGCGGCGCCGGGTGTACGACCAGGTCCAGGAGCTAACCGCCCGGATCAAACAGCGCTCCCGGTAG
- the yidD gene encoding membrane protein insertion efficiency factor YidD, with amino-acid sequence MTGRRSRAAALRRWPANILIFLIELYRTYVSPTRMPVCRFTPTCSEYAVTALRTRGLVVGLGLTVARLAKCAPWHPGGWDPVPERRRSVSHDDPRPEACKGSPHAVIGDTTDGSA; translated from the coding sequence ATGACCGGCCGACGTTCACGCGCGGCTGCTCTGCGCCGCTGGCCGGCGAATATTCTGATCTTTCTGATCGAGCTGTACCGGACCTACGTCTCCCCCACTCGGATGCCGGTGTGCCGATTCACTCCGACCTGCAGTGAGTACGCGGTCACCGCGCTGCGCACCCGCGGCCTGGTGGTCGGCCTCGGATTGACGGTCGCGCGACTGGCCAAATGCGCCCCCTGGCACCCTGGTGGATGGGATCCCGTGCCGGAGCGGCGGCGCAGCGTCAGCCACGACGATCCGCGGCCCGAAGCTTGTAAGGGATCACCGCACGCGGTGATCGGTGACACTACCGACGGGAGTGCATAG
- the rnpA gene encoding ribonuclease P protein component, with protein sequence MLPEPHRLHDRADFSRTVRRGRRTGKRDLVVHALMDHPDMAATDAPVRFGGPRFGLIVSKAVGNAVVRHRVARRLRHICAELTADVSAEVDIVIRALPGAATADSGELRRQLESGLRKLGIRPASAAAGRGASQ encoded by the coding sequence GTGCTTCCTGAGCCGCACCGGCTGCACGATCGTGCCGATTTCTCCCGAACGGTACGACGCGGCCGGCGAACGGGAAAGCGGGATCTGGTTGTGCACGCCCTGATGGACCACCCGGATATGGCAGCGACAGACGCGCCAGTTCGTTTCGGTGGTCCGCGCTTCGGGCTGATCGTCAGTAAGGCGGTGGGAAATGCGGTCGTACGACACCGCGTGGCCCGCCGCCTGCGTCATATCTGCGCCGAACTGACCGCCGACGTCTCCGCCGAGGTGGATATCGTGATTCGCGCACTACCCGGCGCCGCCACCGCCGATAGCGGCGAATTGCGCCGGCAACTCGAGAGCGGCCTGCGCAAACTCGGTATCCGGCCGGCTTCCGCAGCCGCCGGCCGCGGTGCATCACAATGA